A single window of Vicia villosa cultivar HV-30 ecotype Madison, WI unplaced genomic scaffold, Vvil1.0 ctg.000365F_1_1_3, whole genome shotgun sequence DNA harbors:
- the LOC131627507 gene encoding uncharacterized protein LOC131627507 — MMNRFWWDHKRDRAKGIHWLSWDKLSMPKSEGGMGFKNISAFNLAMLSKQAWRLTTIPDSLVSRLYKARYFPNCDYLNSNIGHNHSHVWRSIWSSKFVIKGGLKWSIGSEENILIWDPFWMFDGTSLTNPWPNNLVVDNLKVSDLMSPNGKHWNQSVIHSLVGDEAAEKIQNTLLFTAVQNDNLVWKHESNGKFSAQSAYRYLINDAIDTSHLRIRMVKRTIIISFFSVLKVLSVGYKWVYGLCCSRYPVKTNKRLSQLFYGVSGKEEITLFGIRDDTSQFIVARIDWFSPCTDVAIGEALGLLKTLNWVHELGFDNMDFELDAKRVVDSVTNLKLNDSDFGAITGKCNRLMALFFRNSHVEFVRRQANEVTHALTRVAPSFANFRNLIFQHIFRILLLMK; from the exons ATGATGAATCGGTTCTGGTGGGATCATAAAAGAGATAGAGCTAAAGGTATTCATTGGCTTTCATGGGATAAATTATCTATGCCTAAAAGTGAAGGGGGTATGGGGTTCAAAAATATCAGTGCTTTCAACCTCGCGATGTTAAGCAAGCAAGCATGGAGGCTCACAACCATTCCAGATTCTCTTGTATCCCGTCTTTACAAAGCCAGGTATTTCCCGAATTGTGACTATCTCAATTCTAATATTGGCCATAATCATAGCCATGTGTGGCGTAGCATCTGGAGTTCAAAATTTGTGATTAAGGGAGGCTTAAAATGGAGCATAGGGTCAGAAGAGAATATTTTGATTTGGGATCCATTTTGGATGTTCGATGGTACTTCTCTGACTAATCCTTGGCCTAACAATTTGGTGGTAGATAATCTTAAGGTCTCAGATTTGATGTCTCCGAATGGTAAGCATTGGAATCAAAGTGTTATTCATTCTCTTGTAGGGGACGAAGCAGCTGAAAAGATTCAGAATACCCTCCTCTTTACCGCGGTTCAAAATGATAATTTAGTTTGGAAACATGAGTCTAATGGTAAATTCTCGGCTCAGAGTGCTTATAGGTACCTTATCAATGATGCCATTGACACCTCTCACCTTAGAATCA GGATGGTGAAGAGAACAATTATCATCTCTTTCTTCAGTGTCCTAAAAGTATTGAGTGTTGGATACAAGTGGGTCTATGGTCTATGTTGCAGCAG GTATCCAGTAAAGACCAACAAGCGACTTTCTCAGTTATTTTATGGAGTATCTGGAAAGGAAGAAATAACCTTGTTTGGAATCAG AGATGATACAAGTCAGTTTATTGTAGCCCGAATTGATTGGTTTTCGCCTTGCACGGATGTTGCTATTGGAGAAGCTCTCGGTCTTCTTAAAACCTTAAATTGGGTACATGAGCTGGGGTTTGATAATATGGATTTCGAGTTGGATGCAAAGCGAGTTGTGGATAGTGTGACTAATCTGAAACTCAATGACTCAGACTTTGGAGCTATTACTGGCAAGTGTAACCGATTGATGGCTCTTTTTTTTAGGAACTCTCATGTTGAGTTCGTTAGAAGACAAGCTAATGAAGTGACTCATGCTCTTACACGAGTGGCTCCATCTTTTGCTAATTTTCGTAATTTGATATTCCAACATATATttagaatattattattaatgaaatga
- the LOC131627524 gene encoding uncharacterized protein LOC131627524, producing MGVEGNLAEVDMKEDSACQRWTLSRHAFYDLAHVSPVVFMVMLKECYYYGNCKATVKFRALQEQLCLVLRNDPRPGPATFIVQCLYVSPMFDNQSQGFTHLIISAFRRFMKKSTSITTEEDSDVKNSAAYLLVDIIRGQIKHDEMIVMKILETFNVKLANVENALCQNKENDDLSCGMAKELIEQYTFELVKSQLYTIAVTLMEHFSISNYGQSFFLEMIKSNQFKAAEKWATFMGKPMLSILVEEFVKRNMLKDAYALIKKNNLKEDFPEVYKRCKESSLKSLAEKGCWDVAEARINNDRQLMEYLVYLAMEAGYMEKVDELCERYSLDRFLNIKELETSIPQGRYLQLEELMVEDIIWVDEVESLLDATCQIEDAKVIGLDCEWKPNYVKGSKPNKVSIMQIASEKKAFILDLIKLHKEVPECLDNCLTRILLSPGILKLGYNFQCDIKQLAHSYEELKCFKNYKRLLDVQKIFKDPHGGLAGLAQKVLGAGLNKTRRNSDWEQRPLTPNQLEYAALDAVVLVHIFRQLPDQGDEWKSCMESHTETTKSKTKKYKKRTKN from the exons ATGGGTGTGGAGGGGAATTTAGCAGAGGTAGATATGAAAGAGGATAGTGCTTGCCAAAGATGGACCTTGTCTAGACATGCTTTTTATGATTTAGCACATGTTTCTCCTGTGGTGTTTATGGTCATGCTCAAAGAATGTTATTATTATG GCAATTGTAAGGCAACAGTGAAGTTCCGAGCACTTCAAGAACAACTTTGTCTTGTGCTCCGTAATGATCCGAGACCTGGACCGGCTACTTTTATTGTTCAATGCTTGTATGTGTCTCCCATGTTTGACAATCAAAGTCAAGGGTTTACTCATTTGATTATATCTGCTTTTCGCCGTTTCATGAAAAAATCAACATCAATCACTACAGAAGAAGACTCGGATGTCAAAAACTCGGCTGCGTATCTACTTGTTGATATTATTAGGGGCCAGATCAAGCATGATGAAATGATAGTCATGAAAATACTGGAGACTTTTAATGTGAAATTGGCGAATGTTGAAAATGCACTGTGCCAAAATAAAGAAAACGATGATTTAAGTTGTGGCATGGCAAAGGAGTTGATTGAGCAGTATACTTTTGAATTGGTGAAATCTCAGTTGTACACTATAGCTGTCACATTAATGGAGCATTTCTCGATTTCCAATTATGGCCAATCTTTTTTCCTTGAGATGATAAAGAGTAATCAATTTAAAGCAGCAGAGAAGTGGGCAACATTTATGGGGAAGCCTATGTTGTCCATACTTGTTGAGGAGTTCGTTAAGAGAAACATGCTAAAAGATGCATACGCgcttataaagaaaaataatctAAAGGAGGATTTTCCAGAGGTATACAAGAGGTGTAAAGAAAG CTCACTAAAGAGCTTAGCAGAAAAGGGATGTTGGGACGTTGCTGAGGCTAGAATAAACAATGATAGACAGCTTATGGAATATTTG GTTTATTTGGCAATGGAAGCTGGTTACATGGAAAAAGTTGATGAACTGTGTGAACGGTACTCCCTAGACAGATTTTTGAATATTAAAG AGCTTGAAACCAGTATCCCACAAGGACGCTATTTACAACTTGAGGAATTGATGGTTGAAGACATTATTTGGGTTGATGAAGTTGAAAGTTTGCTTGATGCAACATGTCAGATTGAGGATGCTAAAGTCATAGGTCTTGATTGTGAGTGGAAGCCTAATTATGTAAAAGGCAGCAAGCCAAACAAG GTTTCTATCATGCAAATTGCTTCTGAAAAGAAAGCCTTCATACTTGATTTGATAAAGTTACACAAAGAGGTGCCTGAATGTTTAGACAACTGTCTAACCCGCATTTTGCTGTCACCTGGAATTCTAAAACTTG GGTATAATTTCCAATGTGATATAAAACAACTTGCTCACTCATATGAAGAGCTGAAATGTTTCAAGAACTATAAAAGGTTGCTAGACGTCCAGAAAATTTTTAAAGATCCCCATGGCGGTTTGGCTGGGCTTGCACAG AAAGTACTGGGCGCTGGTTTAAACAAGACAAGACGAAACAGCGATTGGGAGCAGCGACCTTTAACTCCAAATCAA CTGGAATATGCCGCTCTGGATGCTGTTGTACTTGTTCACATATTCCGCCAACTTCCCGATCAAGGAGATGAGTGGAAGTCTTGCATG GAGTCCCACACTGAAACCACCAAGAGCAAGACCAAGAAGTACAAGAAACGTACCAAAAATTGA
- the LOC131627508 gene encoding uncharacterized protein LOC131627508 yields MEAIGHRQPRSFYGAPSVYDQHGKRVKTYTFREKETQVARSRDKTSPCSYNYEPSLPHNKRTEIASKPASRSSWWNDRDLDRKRRVAKYKLYAVPGKLKSSLQKGFHHLKMTCKKILV; encoded by the coding sequence ATGGAAGCAATTGGGCATCGACAACCTCGATCATTTTATGGAGCTCCAAGTGTGTATGATCAGCACGGTAAGCGTGTGAAAACCTACACCTTCCGCGAGAAGGAAACACAAGTAGCAAGGAGCCGGGACAAGACCTCTCCTTGTTCTTATAATTATGAACCTTCTCTTCCACATAATAAGCGTACAGAGATCGCGAGCAAACCAGCTTCCCGGTCGTCGTGGTGGAATGACAGGGATTTGGATAGAAAACGTAGGGTGGCCAAATACAAGCTTTATGCAGTTCCGGGTAAACTCAAGTCTTCTCTCCAAAAGGGGTTTCATCATTTGAAGATGACATGCAAGAAGATTCTAGTTTAA